Proteins encoded by one window of Scatophagus argus isolate fScaArg1 chromosome 8, fScaArg1.pri, whole genome shotgun sequence:
- the rapgef3 gene encoding rap guanine nucleotide exchange factor 3 isoform X6 — MKQFLSDRVLKAARSVYSVMIERNPGLIRDRKYHLKTYRQCSSGKELVDWLMKQNECLQSRSQAVGMWQVLVDEGILVHVKHELNFHDKDTQFYRFQDSECSLNHITNEKDSEDELQEALSLLSQLGPDALLTMILRKCPSQRSAEDLEVIYEELLHVKAAAHLSTSVRKELAAVLVFESHAKAGTVLFSQGDKGTSWYIIWKGSVNVITHGKGLVTTLHEGEDFGQLALLNDAPRAATIILREDNCHFLRVDKQDFIRILKDVEANTVRLEEHGKTVLVLEKSTDLAEQGGAGNCSKYTVMSGTPEKILEHLLETIKLDSNGSDSIDPFVSDFLLTHKVFMPCSQLCPALQHQYQAELSEGSDQEKDSYILTRKQKVVKLIGQWVALYGLLLKEDPIAMDFLERLKKEVAADFRLSSLLKEQFRERRRAKVLENGYQSLSRNQQFDWFLSCEEPVGRLQPIRAQDKVLYEIYRPDNKALTLMLPVNTSVQDVMSAIVKPGGDHILVKMNSTGERAQLKLDATAVFTALGHNERLFICTSSQVEQLTPLKEQQGPERGTSDILEQMGSKDVASELTNYDWELFNAMHEVELVYYIFGRHKFPGAITANLERFVRRFNEVQHWVVTELCLCEDLVKRAVLLKKFIKIAAVLKEQKNLNSFFAVMFGLSNSAVQRLYKTWERIPSKTKRIYCAYERLMDPSRNHRAYRLAVAKLSPPYIPFMPLLIKDMTFINEGNPNYVDKLVNFEKLRMIAKTVKIVRGCRSQPYVPSSPQRGLADRMFLESPATRLSTYSDHALPLRSPSNIRHYLQNLKVIDNQRKLTQLSRTIEC, encoded by the exons TTTCTTTCAGATCGTGTCTTAAAGGCCGCGAGATCGGTGTATAGTGTCATGATCGAGAGGAACCCCGGTCTGATCCGAGACAGAAAATATCACCTCAAAACATACAG ACAATGTTCTTCTGGTAAGGAACTTGTCGATTGGCTGATGAAACAAAACGAATGCCTGCAATCGAGAAGCCAGGCAGTTGGAATGTGGCAGGTCCTGGTAGATGAAGGAATCCTTGTTCATG TGAAGCATGAGTTGAACTTCCATGACAAGGACACTCAGTTCTACCGCTTCCAGGACTCTGAGTGCAGCCTGAACCACATAACAAATGAGAAGGACTCGGAGGACGAGCTGCAGGAGGCCCTGTCGCTACTGTCTCAGCTGGGGCCTGATGCTCTGCTCACTATGATTCTACGCAAATG CCCCAGTCAGAGGAGTGCTGAGGACCTGGAGGTCATCTACGAGGAGCTGCTCCATGTCAAGGCTGCCGCTCATCTCTCCACCTCT GTGCGTAAGGAGCTGGCAGCAGTGCTGGTCTTTGAATCACATGCCAAGGCCGGAACagtct TGTTCAGTCAGGGGGACAAAGGCACTTCTTGGTACATCATCTGGAAAGGGTCTGTCAATGTGATCACACATGGAAAG GGCCTGGTAACTACGCTACACGAGGGCGAGGACTTTGGACAGTTGGCTTTGCTGAATGATGCACCTCGTGCTGCCACCATCATCTTGAGGGAAGACAACTGCCATTTCCTCCGTGTTGATAAGCAGGACTTTATACGCATCCTCAAG GATGTTGAAGCCAATACAGTGCGGCTTGAAGAGCATGGGAAAACTGTGCTGGTGCTGGAGAAGAGCACCGACTTGGCTGAGCAGGGAGGAGCAGGAAACTGCAGCAA GTACACAGTCATGTCAGGAACACCTGAGAAAATCCTGGAACACCTGCTGGAAACAATAAAGTTGGACTCTAATGGAAGTGACTCTATAG ATCCCTTTGTGAGCGACTTTCTTCTCACCCACAAAGTCTTCATGCCCTGCAGCCAGCTGTGTCCTGCACTACAGCACCA ATACCAGGCAGAGCTCTCTGAGGGTTCAGATCAGGAGAAGGATTCCTACATTCTCACAAGAAAGCAGAAGGTAGTGAAGCTGATTGGCCAGTGGGTGGCGCTGTATGGCCTTCTGCTGAAAGAGGACCCCATTGCCATGGACTTTCTGGAG AGGTTGAAGAAAGAGGTGGCAGCTGATTTTCGTCTGTCCAGCCTGCTGAAAGAACAGTTTCGGGAAAGGAGGAGAGCAAAAGT ATTGGAGAATGGATATCAGTCACTGAGCAGG AACCAGCAGTTTGATTGGTTTTTAAGTTGTGAGGAACCAGTTGGGAGGTTACAACCAATCAGAGCGCAAGATAAAG TGCTGTATGAGATCTACAGGCCAGACAACAAGGCTCTCACTCTGATGCTCCCAGTGAACACATCCGTACAGGACGTGATGTCAGCAATCGTCAAACCAGGCGGAGATCACATCCTGGTCAAAATGAACTCCACGGGAG AAAGAGCTCAGCTGAAGCTGGATGCTACTGCGGTCTTCACAGCACTGGGACACAACGAGagactgttcatctgcacaAGCAGCCAAGTGGAACAGCTG ACGCCCCTGAAGGAGCAGCAGGGTCCAGAGCGAGGAACATCTGACATCCTGGAACAAATGGGCTCCAAAGACGTCGCCAGCGAACTCACCAATTATGACTGGGAACTGTTCAATGCCATGCACGAG GTGGAGCTTGTCTACTACATATTCGGTCGTCATAAATTCCCAGGAGCCATCACTGCTAACCTGGAGCGGTTTGTGCGTCGCTTCAATGAGGTGCAGCATTGGGTGGTGACCGAACTGTGCCTCTGTGAGGACCTGGTGAAACGAGCCGTGCTGCTCAAGAAGTTCATAAAGATTGCTGCAGT ATTAAAGGAGCAAAAGAATCTCAATTCATTCTTCGCCGTGATGTTCGGATTGAGCaacagtgcagtgcagaggCTTTACAAGACCTGGGAG AGAATCCCCAgcaagacaaaaagaatttACTGTGCTTATGAGAGGTTGATG GATCCCTCACGCAACCACAGGGCCTACAGACTGGCCGTGGCCAAACTCAGTCCTCCCTACATCCCCTTCATGCCACTCCTCATCAAAG ACATGACATTCATCAACGAGGGAAATCCAAATTATGTAGACAAATTGGTCAATTTTGAGAAACTG CGCATGATTGCCAAGACAGTGAAAATTGTACGAGGATGCAGGAGCCAGCCTTACG tgccATCATCTCCACAGAGGGGCCTGGCAGACCGCATGTTTCTGGAATCGCCTGCTACCCGCCTGTCTACAT ACTCAGACCACGCCCTTCCTCTGCGGAGTCCCAGCAACATCCGACACTACCTTCAGAACCTGAAGGTGATCG
- the rapgef3 gene encoding rap guanine nucleotide exchange factor 3 isoform X5 has translation MKESLFMHELNFHDKDTQFYRFQDSECSLNHITNEKDSEDELQEALSLLSQLGPDALLTMILRKCPSQRSAEDLEVIYEELLHVKAAAHLSTSVRKELAAVLVFESHAKAGTVLFSQGDKGTSWYIIWKGSVNVITHGKGLVTTLHEGEDFGQLALLNDAPRAATIILREDNCHFLRVDKQDFIRILKDVEANTVRLEEHGKTVLVLEKSTDLAEQGGAGNCSKYTVMSGTPEKILEHLLETIKLDSNGSDSIDPFVSDFLLTHKVFMPCSQLCPALQHQYQAELSEGSDQEKDSYILTRKQKVVKLIGQWVALYGLLLKEDPIAMDFLERLKKEVAADFRLSSLLKEQFRERRRAKVLENGYQSLSRNQQFDWFLSCEEPVGRLQPIRAQDKVLYEIYRPDNKALTLMLPVNTSVQDVMSAIVKPGGDHILVKMNSTGERAQLKLDATAVFTALGHNERLFICTSSQVEQLTPLKEQQGPERGTSDILEQMGSKDVASELTNYDWELFNAMHEVELVYYIFGRHKFPGAITANLERFVRRFNEVQHWVVTELCLCEDLVKRAVLLKKFIKIAAVLKEQKNLNSFFAVMFGLSNSAVQRLYKTWERIPSKTKRIYCAYERLMDPSRNHRAYRLAVAKLSPPYIPFMPLLIKDMTFINEGNPNYVDKLVNFEKLRMIAKTVKIVRGCRSQPYVPSSPQRGLADRMFLESPATRLSTYSDHALPLRSPSNIRHYLQNLKVIDNQRKLTQLSRTIEC, from the exons ATGAAGGAATCCTTGTTCATG CATGAGTTGAACTTCCATGACAAGGACACTCAGTTCTACCGCTTCCAGGACTCTGAGTGCAGCCTGAACCACATAACAAATGAGAAGGACTCGGAGGACGAGCTGCAGGAGGCCCTGTCGCTACTGTCTCAGCTGGGGCCTGATGCTCTGCTCACTATGATTCTACGCAAATG CCCCAGTCAGAGGAGTGCTGAGGACCTGGAGGTCATCTACGAGGAGCTGCTCCATGTCAAGGCTGCCGCTCATCTCTCCACCTCT GTGCGTAAGGAGCTGGCAGCAGTGCTGGTCTTTGAATCACATGCCAAGGCCGGAACagtct TGTTCAGTCAGGGGGACAAAGGCACTTCTTGGTACATCATCTGGAAAGGGTCTGTCAATGTGATCACACATGGAAAG GGCCTGGTAACTACGCTACACGAGGGCGAGGACTTTGGACAGTTGGCTTTGCTGAATGATGCACCTCGTGCTGCCACCATCATCTTGAGGGAAGACAACTGCCATTTCCTCCGTGTTGATAAGCAGGACTTTATACGCATCCTCAAG GATGTTGAAGCCAATACAGTGCGGCTTGAAGAGCATGGGAAAACTGTGCTGGTGCTGGAGAAGAGCACCGACTTGGCTGAGCAGGGAGGAGCAGGAAACTGCAGCAA GTACACAGTCATGTCAGGAACACCTGAGAAAATCCTGGAACACCTGCTGGAAACAATAAAGTTGGACTCTAATGGAAGTGACTCTATAG ATCCCTTTGTGAGCGACTTTCTTCTCACCCACAAAGTCTTCATGCCCTGCAGCCAGCTGTGTCCTGCACTACAGCACCA ATACCAGGCAGAGCTCTCTGAGGGTTCAGATCAGGAGAAGGATTCCTACATTCTCACAAGAAAGCAGAAGGTAGTGAAGCTGATTGGCCAGTGGGTGGCGCTGTATGGCCTTCTGCTGAAAGAGGACCCCATTGCCATGGACTTTCTGGAG AGGTTGAAGAAAGAGGTGGCAGCTGATTTTCGTCTGTCCAGCCTGCTGAAAGAACAGTTTCGGGAAAGGAGGAGAGCAAAAGT ATTGGAGAATGGATATCAGTCACTGAGCAGG AACCAGCAGTTTGATTGGTTTTTAAGTTGTGAGGAACCAGTTGGGAGGTTACAACCAATCAGAGCGCAAGATAAAG TGCTGTATGAGATCTACAGGCCAGACAACAAGGCTCTCACTCTGATGCTCCCAGTGAACACATCCGTACAGGACGTGATGTCAGCAATCGTCAAACCAGGCGGAGATCACATCCTGGTCAAAATGAACTCCACGGGAG AAAGAGCTCAGCTGAAGCTGGATGCTACTGCGGTCTTCACAGCACTGGGACACAACGAGagactgttcatctgcacaAGCAGCCAAGTGGAACAGCTG ACGCCCCTGAAGGAGCAGCAGGGTCCAGAGCGAGGAACATCTGACATCCTGGAACAAATGGGCTCCAAAGACGTCGCCAGCGAACTCACCAATTATGACTGGGAACTGTTCAATGCCATGCACGAG GTGGAGCTTGTCTACTACATATTCGGTCGTCATAAATTCCCAGGAGCCATCACTGCTAACCTGGAGCGGTTTGTGCGTCGCTTCAATGAGGTGCAGCATTGGGTGGTGACCGAACTGTGCCTCTGTGAGGACCTGGTGAAACGAGCCGTGCTGCTCAAGAAGTTCATAAAGATTGCTGCAGT ATTAAAGGAGCAAAAGAATCTCAATTCATTCTTCGCCGTGATGTTCGGATTGAGCaacagtgcagtgcagaggCTTTACAAGACCTGGGAG AGAATCCCCAgcaagacaaaaagaatttACTGTGCTTATGAGAGGTTGATG GATCCCTCACGCAACCACAGGGCCTACAGACTGGCCGTGGCCAAACTCAGTCCTCCCTACATCCCCTTCATGCCACTCCTCATCAAAG ACATGACATTCATCAACGAGGGAAATCCAAATTATGTAGACAAATTGGTCAATTTTGAGAAACTG CGCATGATTGCCAAGACAGTGAAAATTGTACGAGGATGCAGGAGCCAGCCTTACG tgccATCATCTCCACAGAGGGGCCTGGCAGACCGCATGTTTCTGGAATCGCCTGCTACCCGCCTGTCTACAT ACTCAGACCACGCCCTTCCTCTGCGGAGTCCCAGCAACATCCGACACTACCTTCAGAACCTGAAGGTGATCG